A genome region from Sphingobium sp. WTD-1 includes the following:
- a CDS encoding AcvB/VirJ family lysyl-phosphatidylglycerol hydrolase translates to MRHIRQIIASIILLFLLPSSSHGEALDGRDNSYGFAPFGQIHLYRPVSDPRGIALLLSDHDGWSQDETELARGLADHGLLVAGASAPALIHGLEKAPGKCINPNYALIALARDIQHRAGVVRYRQPILIGYGAGATLAFGALAQWPDASYQGVISVNPTASVAGHKPWCAAPGFATGHVAKPQSGWRFAPNPRNRVAWIILQQAGVSRIAPKPLLRFASSVPGARLIQLPRSSNARDGMVQLRNQLSNATLSLLPTPAPSPPPGQIPLPDMPLTLVPATGHGPQDLMAIAYSGDGGWVGIDRDIAAQIAAAGIPVVGVDSLSYFWTARTPQGAGHDLAQLIQGFGERWHKKRVLLIGYSFGADVLPHMIGTLDAQTRSRIASVSLLGLSASADFQFHLSSWLDIASDKALPTVPAILHINGIPLRCIRGQTETDSACPAIPRNHADQFLVPGDHHFNRNAALLAHIILGQRRPGFVTR, encoded by the coding sequence ATGAGGCACATCCGCCAGATTATCGCCTCGATCATCCTGTTGTTTTTATTACCAAGCAGCAGCCATGGCGAAGCGCTCGATGGGCGTGACAATAGCTATGGTTTTGCCCCCTTCGGCCAGATTCATCTGTACCGTCCCGTCAGCGATCCTCGGGGCATCGCCCTGCTATTGTCCGACCATGATGGCTGGAGCCAGGATGAGACGGAACTGGCACGGGGCCTTGCCGATCACGGCCTGCTGGTAGCGGGCGCGTCGGCACCGGCCTTGATCCATGGCCTGGAAAAGGCGCCGGGCAAATGCATCAATCCCAATTATGCGCTGATTGCCCTGGCACGAGACATCCAGCATCGCGCAGGCGTCGTGCGCTATCGGCAACCCATACTCATCGGCTATGGCGCTGGCGCGACTTTGGCCTTTGGCGCGCTCGCCCAATGGCCCGACGCCAGCTATCAGGGCGTGATATCGGTCAACCCGACGGCGAGCGTCGCTGGTCACAAGCCCTGGTGCGCGGCGCCCGGCTTCGCGACCGGGCATGTTGCAAAACCTCAATCGGGATGGCGCTTCGCCCCCAACCCGCGCAACCGCGTTGCGTGGATCATATTGCAGCAAGCCGGCGTCAGCAGAATCGCGCCCAAACCCCTGCTGCGCTTCGCCTCTTCCGTCCCCGGCGCGCGCCTTATCCAATTGCCCCGTTCCAGCAATGCACGAGACGGCATGGTCCAGTTGCGCAACCAATTGAGCAACGCCACCCTCTCTCTCCTGCCAACCCCAGCGCCATCCCCACCGCCCGGCCAGATCCCGCTGCCCGACATGCCGCTGACCCTGGTCCCGGCAACGGGTCATGGACCGCAAGACCTGATGGCCATCGCCTATTCCGGCGATGGTGGCTGGGTCGGCATCGATCGAGACATCGCGGCCCAGATCGCCGCCGCCGGCATTCCGGTCGTGGGCGTCGACAGCCTCTCCTATTTCTGGACGGCCCGCACGCCCCAAGGTGCCGGGCATGACCTGGCGCAGTTGATCCAGGGCTTTGGCGAGCGCTGGCACAAGAAGCGCGTGCTGCTGATCGGATATAGTTTCGGCGCAGACGTGCTGCCGCACATGATCGGCACACTAGATGCGCAGACGCGCAGCCGGATCGCCAGCGTCTCGCTGCTGGGCCTCAGCGCCAGCGCCGACTTTCAATTCCACCTGTCATCCTGGCTGGACATCGCATCGGACAAGGCACTGCCGACGGTACCGGCCATCCTGCACATCAACGGCATCCCTTTGCGATGCATACGCGGCCAGACAGAAACGGACAGCGCCTGCCCTGCCATTCCCCGCAATCACGCAGATCAATTCCTGGTGCCCGGCGACCATCATTTCAACCGGAACGCCGCCCTTCTGGCCCACATCATCCTGGGACAGCGCAGGCCCGGTTTCGTTACCCGTTAA
- a CDS encoding hydrolase has translation MSITATPTPAKALLSPSNHALVLIDFQSQMAFATKSIAPELLRNNAALVANSAAGFKVPTILTTVAEKSFSGPMFSEITEAFDNQPMLDRTSMNTWADAAVIEEVNRIGKDRLVFAGLWTSVCIVGPVLSAIEQGFEVYVITDASGDISEEAHERAVERMIQAGAKPVTALQYLLELQRDWARTETYDMTTGIARKWGGAYGLGITYAKAMFNASEGAH, from the coding sequence ATGTCGATCACCGCAACCCCGACCCCCGCCAAGGCCCTGCTGAGCCCCAGCAACCACGCCCTGGTCCTTATCGATTTCCAGTCGCAGATGGCCTTCGCTACCAAGTCGATCGCGCCCGAATTGCTGCGCAACAATGCCGCGCTGGTTGCCAACAGCGCCGCCGGTTTCAAGGTTCCCACCATCCTCACCACCGTTGCCGAAAAGAGCTTCTCCGGCCCGATGTTCAGTGAAATTACCGAAGCCTTCGACAATCAGCCGATGCTCGACCGCACCTCGATGAACACCTGGGCAGATGCAGCCGTGATCGAGGAAGTGAACCGCATCGGCAAGGATCGCCTGGTGTTTGCCGGCCTGTGGACCAGCGTCTGCATCGTCGGCCCGGTCCTCTCGGCGATCGAACAGGGGTTCGAAGTCTATGTTATCACCGACGCGAGCGGCGACATCAGCGAGGAAGCGCATGAGCGCGCCGTCGAGCGGATGATCCAGGCCGGCGCCAAGCCCGTCACCGCGCTGCAATATCTGCTGGAACTGCAGCGCGATTGGGCACGCACCGAAACCTACGACATGACCACCGGCATCGCCCGCAAATGGGGTGGCGCCTATGGCCTGGGCATCACCTACGCCAAGGCCATGTTCAACGCCTCCGAGGGCGCTCACTAA
- a CDS encoding alpha/beta hydrolase, with translation MTNFVTTKDGVQIFYKDWGSKDAQPIMFHHGWPLSSDDWDAQMLFFLSKGYRVIAHDRRGHGRSAQVDFGHDMDHYAADAAAVAEHLDLRNAIHIGHSTGGGEVAAYVARHGLPQGRVAKAVLVSAVPPIMLKTDRYPGGLPIEVFDGLRAGLAANRAQFFHDVAAGPFYGYNREGADVKPAVIDNWWRQGMMGSALAHYEGIKAFSETDQTDDLAAITVPTLVLHGDDDQVVPYKNAGVLQAEILPDATLKIYEGYSHGMLTVNADVLNADILAFIQA, from the coding sequence ATGACCAACTTCGTCACCACCAAGGACGGCGTCCAGATTTTCTACAAGGATTGGGGCAGCAAGGATGCCCAGCCGATCATGTTCCATCATGGCTGGCCGCTCTCGTCGGACGACTGGGACGCGCAGATGCTGTTCTTCCTTTCGAAGGGCTATCGCGTCATCGCCCATGATCGTCGCGGTCATGGCCGCTCCGCCCAGGTCGATTTCGGTCATGATATGGATCACTACGCTGCCGACGCAGCTGCCGTCGCCGAACATCTCGATCTCCGTAACGCCATTCATATCGGCCATTCGACCGGCGGCGGCGAAGTCGCGGCCTATGTCGCCCGTCATGGCCTGCCGCAGGGTCGCGTCGCCAAGGCGGTGCTGGTCAGCGCGGTGCCGCCGATCATGCTGAAGACCGATCGCTATCCGGGTGGCCTGCCGATCGAGGTGTTCGACGGTCTGCGCGCCGGCCTGGCTGCCAATCGCGCGCAATTCTTCCATGATGTCGCGGCCGGACCCTTCTATGGCTATAACCGCGAAGGGGCTGATGTGAAGCCGGCGGTGATCGACAATTGGTGGCGCCAGGGCATGATGGGCAGCGCGCTCGCCCATTATGAGGGGATCAAGGCCTTCTCGGAAACCGACCAGACCGACGATCTTGCCGCGATCACTGTGCCGACTCTGGTTCTGCATGGCGACGATGATCAGGTCGTGCCCTACAAGAATGCCGGCGTCCTTCAGGCTGAAATCCTGCCGGACGCGACGCTCAAAATCTATGAAGGCTATTCGCATGGCATGCTGACGGTGAATGCCGATGTGCTGAACGCGGACATCCTCGCCTTCATCCAAGCCTGA
- a CDS encoding XapX domain-containing protein: MKAYLLSLGAGLLVGIVYSLLGVRSPAPPVIALIGLAGILVGEQVVPVAKRLLDRKELAAFVTTDCAHHILGPLPTNRKQDA; this comes from the coding sequence ATGAAAGCCTATCTTCTCTCGCTGGGCGCCGGGTTGCTGGTCGGCATCGTCTACAGCCTGCTGGGTGTCCGTTCTCCCGCACCCCCGGTCATCGCCCTGATCGGGCTGGCCGGGATACTGGTCGGGGAACAGGTCGTGCCGGTCGCCAAGCGGCTGCTTGATCGCAAGGAACTGGCCGCCTTCGTCACCACCGACTGCGCCCATCACATACTCGGGCCATTGCCGACAAACCGGAAACAGGACGCATGA
- a CDS encoding amidohydrolase: MLTATESFAMTRKDILITNAKVTTLDRENPVADTVAIRDGKFLAVGTEGEVRAVAGSDAIVIDAKGRRLIPGLIDSHIHVIRGGLNYNMELRWEGVPSLAEAMAMLKRQAENTPPPQWVRVVGGFTEHQFAEKRLPTIDEINAVAPETPVFILHLYDRALLNAAALRAVGYTKDTPNPPGGEIVRDAQGNPTGLLLAQPNATILYATLAKGPKLPPEYQLNSTKHFMRELNSLGVTSVIDAGGGSQNYPDDYEIIDKLHKDGELTLRIAYNLFTQKPKEELKDFATWSTKIKPGDGDDSYRHNGAGEMLVYSAADFEDFRVARPDMPPEMEGDLEPVIRLLAERRWPWRMHATYDQTIGRALDVFEKVNRDIPLQGLNWFFDHAETISERNIDRIAALGGGIAVQHRMAFQGEYFVERYGAKAAEATPPIKRMMAAGLPVGAGTDATRVASYNPWVSLSWLVTSKTVGGLALYPVRNRLDRETALRLWTEKNTWFSNEVGKKGQIKAGQLADFALLSDDYFSVPEDEIAHLRSVLTMLGGKIVYGEGDYGPLAPVAPKAMPDWSPVATFGGYYRRDETAKKLASACGCHSACGVHGHDHAAALGANVPAADVQSFWGTLGCGCWAV, encoded by the coding sequence ATGCTCACCGCCACCGAAAGCTTCGCCATGACCCGTAAGGACATTCTCATCACCAATGCCAAGGTCACGACGCTGGACCGGGAAAATCCCGTGGCTGATACGGTTGCGATCCGCGACGGCAAGTTTCTGGCCGTCGGGACCGAAGGCGAAGTGCGGGCCGTCGCCGGCAGCGACGCGATCGTCATCGATGCCAAGGGCCGCCGCCTGATCCCCGGCCTGATCGACAGCCACATCCATGTCATCCGGGGTGGGCTCAATTATAATATGGAATTGCGCTGGGAAGGCGTGCCGAGCCTGGCCGAGGCGATGGCGATGCTGAAGCGGCAGGCCGAAAATACGCCGCCGCCGCAATGGGTGCGTGTCGTTGGCGGCTTTACCGAGCATCAGTTTGCCGAGAAGCGCCTGCCCACGATCGACGAGATCAATGCCGTCGCGCCGGAAACTCCGGTCTTCATCCTGCACCTGTACGACCGCGCGCTGTTGAATGCCGCTGCGCTGCGGGCGGTGGGCTATACCAAGGATACGCCCAATCCGCCGGGCGGCGAGATCGTCCGCGATGCACAGGGCAATCCGACCGGCCTGCTGCTGGCCCAGCCCAATGCGACGATCCTCTATGCGACGCTGGCCAAGGGGCCGAAGCTGCCGCCGGAATATCAGTTGAACAGCACGAAGCATTTCATGCGCGAACTGAACTCCCTGGGTGTCACCAGCGTGATCGACGCAGGGGGTGGTTCGCAAAATTATCCGGACGATTATGAGATCATCGACAAGCTGCACAAGGATGGCGAGCTGACGCTGCGCATCGCCTATAATCTCTTCACCCAGAAGCCCAAGGAAGAGCTGAAGGACTTCGCCACCTGGTCGACCAAGATCAAGCCGGGCGACGGTGATGACAGCTACCGCCATAATGGCGCAGGCGAGATGCTGGTCTATTCGGCCGCCGACTTCGAGGATTTCCGCGTCGCCCGTCCCGACATGCCGCCGGAAATGGAGGGCGATCTGGAACCGGTCATCCGCCTGCTTGCCGAACGGCGCTGGCCATGGCGCATGCACGCCACCTATGACCAGACGATCGGTCGCGCCCTCGACGTATTCGAGAAGGTCAATCGCGACATTCCCCTGCAGGGCCTGAACTGGTTCTTCGACCATGCGGAGACGATCAGCGAGCGCAATATCGACCGGATCGCAGCGCTGGGTGGCGGCATTGCCGTGCAGCATCGCATGGCGTTTCAGGGCGAATATTTCGTCGAACGCTATGGCGCCAAGGCGGCCGAGGCGACGCCGCCGATCAAGCGGATGATGGCGGCAGGCCTGCCGGTGGGCGCGGGCACCGATGCGACGCGCGTGGCGAGCTACAATCCCTGGGTCTCGCTCAGCTGGCTGGTGACGTCGAAGACGGTCGGCGGGCTGGCCCTCTATCCGGTCCGCAACCGGCTGGACCGGGAGACCGCGCTGCGCCTGTGGACCGAGAAGAACACTTGGTTCTCGAACGAGGTCGGCAAGAAGGGCCAGATCAAGGCCGGGCAGCTGGCCGACTTTGCCCTGCTGTCGGACGACTATTTCTCCGTGCCCGAAGACGAGATCGCCCATCTTCGTTCGGTTCTGACCATGCTGGGCGGCAAGATCGTCTATGGCGAGGGCGATTATGGCCCGCTGGCGCCGGTCGCGCCCAAGGCGATGCCGGACTGGTCGCCGGTCGCGACCTTTGGCGGCTATTATCGCCGGGACGAGACTGCCAAGAAGCTCGCCTCGGCCTGCGGTTGCCATTCGGCCTGTGGCGTGCATGGCCATGATCATGCCGCCGCGCTGGGCGCCAATGTGCCTGCGGCCGATGTCCAGAGCTTCTGGGGCACGCTGGGCTGCGGCTGCTGGGCCGTTTGA
- a CDS encoding glyoxalase translates to MKRFTLMVATALVAISPAVAPAKGPAPVTADYSVGPQYDTTHVYVAPEDFDRFVASFTATFGGTTSKQGAFQVTPTASKTKSQLALTPAGTISVFGFLTPMPYPFGAERTGYLVSDLDGAVASALKHGATRLITTFPDPIGRDVVVQWAGGVNMQLYWHTTKPNYPALATVPENRIYLTTDAADTFIKQWTGFAHAKVTSDDKAAPGAEIGQPGKTYRRIRLTSGYGKMSVIVSDGQLPWPYGRDMTGYEVANLSVTLDKAKAAGVETLVPVHAEGDRQAAIVRFPGGYIAEVHSVAGE, encoded by the coding sequence ATGAAGCGTTTCACCCTGATGGTGGCGACGGCCCTGGTCGCCATCAGCCCTGCCGTCGCGCCTGCGAAAGGCCCCGCACCCGTAACCGCCGACTATTCGGTCGGTCCGCAATATGACACCACCCATGTCTATGTCGCGCCGGAGGATTTCGATCGCTTCGTCGCCAGCTTCACCGCGACTTTTGGCGGCACCACCAGCAAGCAGGGCGCGTTTCAGGTCACGCCGACCGCCAGCAAGACCAAGTCGCAGCTCGCCTTGACGCCGGCCGGCACCATCTCCGTCTTCGGCTTCCTGACGCCCATGCCCTATCCCTTCGGCGCGGAGCGGACCGGCTACCTTGTCAGCGACCTGGACGGGGCGGTCGCTTCGGCGCTCAAGCATGGCGCAACCCGCCTGATCACGACCTTCCCCGATCCGATCGGTCGTGACGTCGTGGTGCAATGGGCCGGCGGCGTGAACATGCAGCTCTATTGGCACACCACCAAGCCGAACTATCCAGCGCTGGCGACGGTGCCGGAAAACCGCATCTACCTGACCACCGACGCGGCCGATACCTTCATCAAGCAATGGACCGGCTTTGCCCACGCCAAGGTGACGTCCGATGACAAGGCCGCACCCGGCGCCGAGATCGGCCAGCCCGGCAAGACCTATCGCCGCATCCGCCTGACATCGGGCTATGGCAAGATGAGCGTGATCGTGTCCGACGGGCAACTGCCCTGGCCCTATGGCCGCGACATGACCGGCTACGAAGTCGCCAACCTGTCGGTGACGCTGGACAAGGCCAAGGCGGCGGGCGTCGAGACGCTGGTCCCGGTTCATGCCGAAGGTGATCGCCAGGCTGCGATTGTCCGCTTTCCCGGCGGCTATATCGCCGAAGTTCACAGTGTCGCCGGGGAGTGA
- a CDS encoding DoxX family protein: protein MAFTPPFVGAILAWRPTWFIARLALTSAYLLGGIIKLTDWHGAVAEQANFGMSPPAFWAALTIGLELVGPVLILTGRLVWLGAGMLGVFTLLAAFTANAFWTMPMGQERFMATNAFFEHIGLIGGFIAVAMIAQRREANA from the coding sequence ATGGCTTTCACCCCCCCTTTCGTCGGCGCCATCCTGGCATGGCGGCCGACCTGGTTCATCGCCCGGCTGGCGCTGACCAGTGCCTATCTGCTGGGCGGCATCATCAAGCTGACCGACTGGCATGGCGCCGTTGCCGAACAGGCGAATTTCGGCATGAGCCCGCCAGCTTTCTGGGCCGCGCTGACGATCGGCCTTGAACTGGTCGGCCCCGTGCTGATCCTGACCGGCCGTCTGGTCTGGCTGGGCGCGGGGATGCTGGGCGTCTTCACCCTGCTGGCGGCCTTTACCGCCAACGCTTTCTGGACGATGCCGATGGGGCAGGAGCGCTTCATGGCGACCAACGCGTTTTTCGAGCATATCGGCCTGATCGGCGGTTTCATCGCGGTCGCCATGATCGCGCAGCGGCGTGAGGCCAATGCCTAA
- a CDS encoding alginate export family protein yields MPKRCLPFLALLALPIPAAAQQREAWQAPTLSITRYEEDWSDLADAEKREHHWTGPFKYIPLGDDAWLSTGVELRARVESYDDNLWGGATAPDDAYLWLRALPYADLHAGKLRAFVQPMIAYAVGVAPSAGPVDQNHIDLLQGFAEADLGPVTLRAGRQMLSLGTERLVGTRYGPNVPLAFDGARADMRIGKATVSLLAVKPVQPGLHNFDDATSDTKALWGAYATLPELDLYYLGYRNRVARFGGDAGREVRHSLGLRSHGVRGDWHWNVEGVYQFGDYEGQRIAAWTLGTEIGRSFPALPMAPDATLRFNVVSGDRKADDDKLGTFNALFPKGKYFGELSPVGPTNIISLNPRVSANLGKDVSASVAAMAYWRYSTGDGVYDIPGNLIRAPGDSDARFIGKEAEATIAWQASAEWELSASLSAFAPGAFIRNTGPAKTITMLGLESNFRF; encoded by the coding sequence ATGCCTAAGCGTTGCCTGCCCTTTCTCGCGCTGTTGGCGCTGCCGATCCCGGCCGCTGCCCAGCAGCGCGAGGCGTGGCAGGCGCCGACGCTCAGCATCACCCGCTATGAAGAGGATTGGTCCGACTTGGCCGATGCCGAGAAACGGGAGCATCACTGGACCGGTCCGTTCAAATATATCCCGCTGGGCGATGACGCATGGCTTTCGACCGGTGTCGAGCTGCGCGCCCGGGTCGAAAGCTATGACGATAATCTCTGGGGTGGCGCGACTGCGCCCGACGACGCCTATCTCTGGTTGCGGGCGCTGCCTTATGCCGATCTCCATGCCGGTAAGCTGCGCGCCTTCGTCCAGCCGATGATCGCCTATGCCGTCGGTGTCGCACCATCGGCCGGGCCGGTCGATCAAAACCATATCGACCTGCTGCAGGGCTTTGCCGAGGCGGATCTTGGACCGGTCACGCTGCGCGCGGGGCGGCAGATGCTGTCGCTCGGGACCGAACGGCTGGTGGGCACCCGCTATGGTCCCAATGTCCCGCTCGCCTTTGACGGCGCCCGCGCCGACATGCGGATCGGCAAGGCGACGGTCAGTCTTCTCGCTGTGAAGCCCGTGCAGCCCGGCCTCCACAATTTCGATGATGCGACCTCCGACACCAAGGCCCTGTGGGGCGCCTACGCGACCCTGCCCGAACTCGACCTTTACTATCTGGGCTATCGTAACCGTGTCGCCCGGTTCGGCGGCGACGCGGGGCGGGAAGTGCGGCATAGCCTGGGCCTTCGCAGCCATGGCGTGCGGGGCGACTGGCACTGGAATGTCGAGGGCGTCTATCAGTTTGGCGACTATGAGGGGCAGCGCATTGCCGCCTGGACGCTGGGCACCGAAATCGGCCGCAGCTTTCCCGCCTTGCCCATGGCGCCGGACGCGACCCTGCGCTTCAATGTCGTGAGCGGCGACAGGAAAGCGGATGACGACAAGCTTGGCACCTTCAACGCGCTGTTCCCGAAGGGCAAATATTTCGGTGAATTATCGCCTGTCGGCCCGACCAACATCATCAGCCTCAATCCGCGGGTTAGTGCCAATCTGGGCAAGGACGTTTCTGCCAGCGTCGCGGCCATGGCCTATTGGCGCTATTCCACGGGGGATGGCGTCTATGACATTCCCGGCAACCTGATCCGCGCGCCGGGCGACAGCGACGCGCGCTTCATCGGCAAGGAGGCCGAGGCGACCATCGCCTGGCAGGCCAGCGCGGAATGGGAATTGTCCGCCTCGCTTTCCGCCTTCGCGCCCGGTGCCTTCATTCGCAACACCGGCCCGGCCAAGACCATCACCATGCTGGGCCTGGAAAGCAATTTCCGTTTCTGA
- a CDS encoding YoaK family protein has protein sequence MTATKASAAPLPWLLLLLSVTTGLVDAISVLGLGKVFTANMTGNIVFLGFAAAGTPGFRVAPYLVAIAAFLIGALVAGRVGKGHAGLPLRRWLMLAALIEAVLLWIAAGVAVGFDIPAQSPGTSLYAIIALTGLAMGFRNSTIRQLKVPDLTTTVLTLTLTGIAADSSLAGGSNPNIARRIGSVAAIFLGAAIGAALVTHGGLVAPLLLAGALVLTGTAACALHPAASEPA, from the coding sequence ATGACCGCCACCAAAGCCTCCGCCGCGCCCTTGCCTTGGCTGCTGTTGCTCCTGTCCGTGACCACGGGTTTGGTCGACGCGATCAGCGTGCTGGGCCTGGGCAAAGTGTTTACGGCGAACATGACAGGGAACATCGTCTTCCTGGGCTTCGCCGCTGCGGGCACGCCGGGCTTCCGCGTCGCGCCCTATCTGGTGGCGATTGCCGCTTTCCTGATCGGCGCGCTCGTGGCCGGGCGCGTGGGGAAGGGGCATGCCGGTCTGCCGCTGCGCCGCTGGCTGATGCTGGCTGCCCTGATCGAGGCGGTATTGCTCTGGATCGCTGCCGGTGTCGCCGTAGGTTTCGACATTCCCGCCCAGTCACCCGGCACCAGCCTCTATGCGATCATCGCGCTGACCGGCCTCGCCATGGGCTTTCGCAATTCCACTATCCGCCAGCTCAAGGTGCCCGACCTCACCACCACGGTGCTGACACTAACGCTGACCGGCATCGCGGCGGATTCCAGTCTGGCTGGCGGCAGCAACCCCAATATCGCGCGCCGTATCGGCAGCGTGGCTGCCATCTTCCTGGGCGCGGCGATTGGCGCGGCGCTGGTGACCCATGGCGGGCTGGTCGCGCCGCTGCTTCTGGCCGGTGCGCTGGTCCTTACCGGTACGGCGGCCTGCGCGCTGCATCCGGCCGCTAGCGAACCCGCTTAA
- a CDS encoding LysR family transcriptional regulator, producing MNNPGTPTFDQLRIFLTIVDTGSFAAAGRKLNRAVSVISYGIANLEAQLGVLLFEREGTRKPQLTVAGRALLAEARSIAHGMDGLRAKVKGLLDGLEAEVNLAVDVMLPAERLGKVLRAFAREFPTVQLRLHAEALGAIVAMVLDRGAVIGLSGPLSAGVEGIESMAAGLVPMVPVAAPDHPLGRMEAIAPGAGRDYTQLVLTDRSRFTEGRDFSVSSPKTWRLADLGAKHALLREGIGWGNMPLPMIEADLVAGTLVRLAMPDHPGGTYRFSGIWRRDTPPGPAASWLIAQFVALGADDREAAGMSDV from the coding sequence GTGAACAATCCCGGCACTCCGACCTTCGACCAGTTGCGCATCTTCCTCACCATCGTCGACACCGGCAGCTTCGCCGCCGCCGGGCGCAAGCTCAATCGCGCCGTATCGGTCATCAGCTATGGTATCGCCAATCTGGAGGCGCAGCTGGGCGTGCTGCTGTTCGAGCGTGAAGGCACGCGCAAGCCGCAGCTCACCGTCGCCGGCCGCGCGCTGCTGGCGGAGGCGCGCAGCATCGCCCATGGCATGGATGGCCTGCGCGCCAAGGTGAAGGGGTTGCTCGACGGACTGGAGGCGGAGGTCAATCTGGCGGTCGACGTGATGTTGCCGGCCGAACGGCTGGGCAAGGTGCTGCGCGCTTTCGCGAGGGAATTTCCCACTGTGCAGCTGCGCCTCCATGCCGAAGCACTGGGCGCGATCGTGGCGATGGTGCTGGACCGGGGCGCGGTGATCGGCCTGTCCGGGCCACTGTCGGCCGGGGTCGAAGGAATTGAAAGCATGGCGGCCGGGCTGGTGCCGATGGTTCCCGTCGCCGCCCCCGACCATCCGCTCGGCCGGATGGAGGCGATCGCGCCGGGCGCCGGGCGCGATTATACCCAGTTGGTGCTGACCGACCGGTCGCGCTTTACCGAAGGCCGCGATTTTTCGGTCAGCAGCCCCAAGACCTGGCGCCTCGCCGATCTGGGCGCCAAACATGCGCTGCTGCGCGAAGGCATTGGCTGGGGCAATATGCCGCTGCCGATGATCGAGGCGGATCTGGTCGCGGGCACATTGGTGCGCCTCGCCATGCCCGATCATCCCGGCGGCACCTATCGCTTCTCCGGCATCTGGCGCCGCGACACCCCGCCCGGCCCCGCCGCGTCCTGGCTGATCGCGCAGTTCGTCGCGCTGGGCGCCGACGATCGCGAGGCGGCCGGCATGAGCGATGTTTAA
- a CDS encoding pirin family protein has protein sequence MIELRPFDSLGGANHGWLDAKHHFSFAGYHDPARVHWGNLRVWNDDTIAPGTGFPPHPHRDMEIITYVREGAITHQDNLGNKGRTEAGDVQVMSAGTGITHSEYNREDVTTQIFQIWIIPTRDGEAPSWGSRPFPKGERSGQFVTLASGYGNDNDALPIRTDARVVAATLKAGESAEYPIGKDRKAYLVPATGAIQIDDVRANARDGVAIQDLDVIRVTAIEDSEIVLVDAA, from the coding sequence ATGATCGAACTTCGTCCTTTCGACAGCCTGGGTGGTGCCAATCATGGCTGGCTGGATGCCAAGCATCATTTCTCGTTCGCCGGCTATCATGATCCCGCCCGCGTTCATTGGGGCAATCTGCGCGTCTGGAATGACGACACGATCGCGCCGGGCACCGGCTTTCCGCCGCATCCGCACCGCGACATGGAAATCATCACCTATGTCCGCGAAGGCGCGATCACCCATCAGGACAATCTGGGCAACAAGGGCCGGACCGAGGCGGGCGATGTGCAGGTCATGTCGGCCGGCACCGGCATCACCCATTCGGAATATAATCGCGAGGATGTGACGACGCAGATCTTCCAGATCTGGATCATCCCGACCCGCGACGGTGAAGCGCCCAGCTGGGGCTCGCGTCCCTTCCCCAAGGGCGAGCGCAGCGGTCAGTTCGTGACGCTGGCGTCGGGTTACGGGAATGACAATGACGCACTGCCGATCCGCACCGATGCGCGGGTTGTCGCCGCGACGCTGAAGGCGGGCGAGAGCGCCGAATATCCGATCGGCAAGGATCGCAAGGCCTATCTGGTGCCGGCGACCGGCGCGATCCAGATCGACGATGTGCGGGCCAATGCCCGTGACGGCGTGGCGATCCAGGATCTGGATGTCATCCGCGTGACGGCGATCGAGGATAGCGAGATCGTGCTGGTCGACGCGGCCTGA